In Campylobacter concisus, a single window of DNA contains:
- a CDS encoding efflux RND transporter periplasmic adaptor subunit has translation MKKSKILIILLILGVGGYFIYDNFFKIKDEKVEFITKKAKRGSFSKKVDATGEIFATELIDVGAQVSGQIKKLYVKLGDQVKKGDMIASIDSSTQQNSIDNKEAQLTIYKAQLESAKVALNIAKTQFDRENALFSKNATSKQEFESAKNIYSANSAKIKELEAQIKQTNIELSTAKINLGYTKITAPRDGTVVSVQVEEGQTVNANQTTPTIVKIADLSYVKMKMQIAEGDITKIKVGTPVEYSILSEPTKKFQTTVSSIDPGLTTLSDGSYGSSSSSKSTSSSTSSNSAVYYYAQSIVENKDKILRIGMTTQNELLIANVKDAIIVPSIGIKRDENGTFVYILKDGKAVKTAVKTGIKDNLDTQIISGVNEGDEIITSQGSASEIAKMIEKENKKF, from the coding sequence ATGAAAAAATCTAAAATTTTAATAATCCTGCTTATTTTAGGCGTCGGTGGATATTTTATCTATGATAATTTTTTTAAGATAAAAGATGAAAAGGTGGAATTTATCACCAAAAAGGCAAAAAGGGGATCATTTAGCAAAAAGGTCGATGCAACTGGAGAAATTTTCGCTACCGAGCTAATCGACGTGGGAGCTCAGGTGAGCGGTCAGATAAAAAAGCTATACGTTAAGCTTGGAGATCAGGTAAAAAAGGGCGATATGATCGCAAGTATCGATAGCTCGACCCAGCAAAATAGCATAGACAATAAAGAAGCACAGCTTACCATCTACAAAGCTCAACTTGAAAGCGCAAAAGTGGCTCTAAATATCGCTAAAACGCAGTTTGATAGAGAAAATGCACTATTTTCTAAAAATGCCACCTCAAAGCAAGAATTTGAAAGCGCAAAAAACATATATAGTGCAAATAGCGCCAAAATAAAGGAGCTTGAAGCTCAGATAAAACAGACAAATATTGAGCTAAGCACAGCTAAGATAAATTTAGGCTACACAAAGATCACCGCCCCAAGAGATGGCACCGTAGTAAGCGTGCAGGTTGAAGAGGGACAGACTGTAAATGCCAACCAAACTACACCAACTATCGTAAAAATCGCAGATCTTAGCTATGTCAAGATGAAGATGCAAATAGCCGAGGGCGACATCACAAAGATAAAAGTTGGCACGCCAGTTGAATACTCGATCCTCTCTGAGCCAACGAAAAAATTTCAAACAACGGTTAGTTCGATTGACCCTGGCTTAACGACATTAAGCGATGGTAGCTACGGCTCTAGCAGTAGTAGCAAATCCACAAGCTCAAGCACTTCAAGCAACTCAGCTGTTTATTATTACGCGCAAAGCATAGTTGAAAATAAAGATAAAATTTTAAGAATAGGCATGACAACGCAAAATGAACTCTTAATAGCAAACGTAAAGGACGCTATCATCGTGCCAAGCATCGGCATCAAAAGAGATGAAAACGGCACATTTGTCTATATTTTAAAAGACGGCAAAGCAGTAAAAACAGCGGTCAAAACCGGTATAAAAGACAACCTAGATACGCAAATAATTAGTGGCGTAAATGAGGGTGATGAGATCATCACATCACAAGGCTCAGCAAGCGAGATAGCCAAGATGATCGAAAAAGAAAATAAGAAGTTTTAA